A window from Zingiber officinale cultivar Zhangliang chromosome 7A, Zo_v1.1, whole genome shotgun sequence encodes these proteins:
- the LOC122001809 gene encoding caffeic acid 3-O-methyltransferase-like, with protein sequence MALPELSPEEEEQACYLALQLSSAAVLPMVLKTAIELGLLEMLVEAGPTAALSSEDLATRLPTTNPSAADIIERILRLLAANGVVDCAADGGRRKYSAAPICKYLVPNDDSGTMANLVLLNQDPVVIDMWRYLTDSILNGGHPVMAAFGMTSFEYLGRDPRFKKVFNDAMKGASSLVMKNILRRYDGFADVQVLVDVGGNTGRNLDLITSFYPHIHGINFDLPHVVADAPALTRVEHCGGDMFEAVPAGDAIMLKWTLHDWSDEHCVKILKNCSKALPAEKGKVVVFEYVVPAVPEATPEAKSIFQLDLCMVAYSVGGKERTVEEFRALAKEAGFYGFNALPVFAGTWVLEFIK encoded by the exons ATGGCCCTGCCGGAGCTGTcgccggaggaggaggagcaggCGTGCTACCTGGCGCTGCAGCTCTCCTCCGCTGCTGTCCTTCCCATGGTTCTCAAGACGGCCATCGAGCTCGGCCTCCTCGAGATGCTGGTGGAAGCCGGACCGACGGCCGCGCTGAGCTCCGAGGACCTTGCCACCCGCTTGCCGACCACCAACCCGTCGGCCGCGGACATTATCGAGCGCATCCTCCGGTTGCTCGCAGCTAACGGCGTCGTCGACTGCGCCGCCGACGGCGGCCGCCGGAAGTACTCCGCCGCTCCAATTTGCAAGTACTTGGTTCCAAACGACGACAGCGGCACGATGGCTAATCTAGTCCTGCTTAATCAGGATCCAGTCGTGATCGACATGTG GCGCTATTTGACGGACTCCATCTTGAACGGCGGCCACCCGGTGATGGCGGCGTTCGGCATGACGTCGTTCGAGTACCTAGGCCGAGATCCTCGGTTCAAGAAGGTGTTCAACGACGCCATGAAGGGCGCCTCCTCGCTCGTCATGAAGAACATACTGCGCCGCTACGACGGCTTCGCCGACGTGCAGGTGCTTGTCGACGTCGGCGGAAACACCGGTCGCAACCTCGACCTCATCACCTCCTTCTACCCCCACATCCACGGCATCAACTTCGACCTCCCTCACGTCGTCGCTGACGCGCCGGCCCTCACCCGAGTGGAGCACTGCGGCGGAGACATGTTCGAAGCCGTTCCCGCCGGCGACGCCATCATGTTAAAG TGGACTCTTCATGATTGGAGCGACGAGCACTGCGTGAAGATACTTAAGAACTGCTCGAAGGCGCTGCCGGCGGAGAAAGGTAAAGTGGTGGTGTTCGAGTACGTTGTTCCGGCGGTGCCAGAAGCAACGCCAGAAGCCAAATCCATTTTCCAGCTGGACCTGTGCATGGTGGCCTACAGCGTGGGCGGAAAAGAGAGAACAGTGGAGGAGTTCAGGGCGCTGGCGAAGGAAGCAGGATTCTATGGATTCAACGCTCTTCCTGTGTTCGCCGGCACTTGGGTCTTGGAGTTCATCAAGTAG